From a region of the Candidatus Woesearchaeota archaeon genome:
- a CDS encoding glycosyltransferase: protein MLSIIIPAHNEEEYIAACLQSIKQQPFSDYEIIVVCDSCTDKTPTIAKKYTKKVFEIKKKNVSAARNYGANKAKEDVLVFLDADSTIASNLLTEIQKAIKNGYVGGVTKTRSLENLWKAKVLWSVGNFFRHFFLAASGMLFCKASMFTGYDESRHLAEDTDLILKLKKKGRMKYITNSYIRTSSRRLETEGYCWTIFRQFSAFFTKTKKGY from the coding sequence ATGCTTTCCATCATCATACCCGCACACAATGAAGAAGAATACATTGCAGCATGCTTGCAAAGCATCAAACAGCAACCATTTTCAGATTATGAGATCATTGTTGTCTGCGATAGCTGCACAGATAAAACACCAACCATTGCAAAAAAATATACAAAAAAAGTATTTGAAATAAAAAAGAAAAATGTCTCCGCTGCACGAAATTATGGCGCGAATAAAGCAAAAGAAGATGTTCTTGTTTTTTTAGACGCAGATAGTACTATTGCATCAAATCTCCTCACTGAAATACAGAAAGCAATCAAGAACGGATATGTTGGTGGTGTCACAAAAACAAGGTCCCTAGAAAATTTGTGGAAAGCAAAAGTTCTGTGGAGTGTCGGAAACTTTTTCAGACATTTCTTTCTTGCGGCTTCAGGAATGCTCTTCTGCAAAGCAAGTATGTTCACAGGCTATGATGAATCACGACATCTTGCGGAAGATACAGATCTAATTCTAAAATTAAAGAAGAAAGGAAGAATGAAATACATCACCAACAGTTATATCAGAACATCTTCACGCAGATTAGAAACAGAAGGATATTGCTGGACGATTTTTCGCCAGTTTTCCGCGTTTTTC
- a CDS encoding DUF655 domain-containing protein → MEQMQREASIREEKVLVLDFLPNGYPLDPRPTHKKTAIVQAVGKDHFTLLELVPKKGTTLKLMQELYIGPDKRDEIQHIVGRLPMHKLTGTAKQELEFVIKEIVHTNQTKFIEFFNKAQPLSTRMHQLELLPGLGKKHMWEIIEAREEKPFENFADIKTRVKLMPDPEKTVVKRIVSELEGNEKYHIFVDR, encoded by the coding sequence ATGGAACAAATGCAAAGAGAAGCAAGTATCAGAGAAGAAAAAGTATTAGTCTTAGATTTCCTGCCAAACGGCTATCCCTTAGATCCCCGACCAACACACAAGAAAACAGCGATTGTGCAGGCAGTGGGAAAAGATCACTTTACACTCTTAGAGCTTGTTCCAAAAAAAGGAACCACATTAAAACTTATGCAGGAATTATATATTGGACCAGACAAGCGAGATGAGATCCAGCATATTGTAGGAAGACTTCCTATGCACAAACTCACTGGAACCGCGAAACAAGAACTTGAGTTTGTCATCAAAGAAATTGTCCACACCAATCAAACAAAGTTCATTGAATTTTTCAATAAAGCGCAGCCGCTTTCCACAAGAATGCATCAGCTTGAGCTTTTGCCAGGACTTGGAAAAAAGCACATGTGGGAAATTATTGAAGCGCGCGAAGAAAAACCGTTTGAGAATTTCGCGGACATCAAAACACGAGTCAAACTCATGCCAGATCCAGAAAAAACAGTCGTCAAAAGAATTGTTTCTGAATTAGAAGGCAATGAAAAGTATCATATTTTTGTTGACAGATAA
- a CDS encoding NAD(P)H-dependent oxidoreductase: protein MTNTLLNDLRWRYATKQFDPTKKVSEQDLQELLEALRLSASSFGLQPWKFLVVTDATLRKELQQHAWNQSQVVDASHLLVFCARTDVNESYVKKYVETLASTRKIPVDSLKGYQDMMLGFVAHKDKAALIEWAKLQVYIALGNLLTVCSYKRIDTCPMEGFDATAFDKILGLEKMHLTTAVLCPIGYRSADDTYAAAAKVRFGMDEVVVRK from the coding sequence ATGACAAACACCCTCCTCAATGATCTCCGCTGGAGATACGCGACAAAACAATTTGATCCAACGAAAAAAGTTTCTGAACAGGATCTTCAGGAACTCCTTGAAGCGCTTCGCCTCTCTGCTTCTTCTTTTGGCCTACAGCCATGGAAATTTCTTGTGGTGACTGACGCAACGCTGCGAAAAGAATTACAGCAGCACGCATGGAATCAATCGCAAGTAGTTGACGCTTCTCATCTTCTTGTTTTTTGCGCGCGAACAGATGTCAATGAATCTTACGTCAAAAAATATGTGGAAACGCTTGCATCTACTCGGAAAATTCCTGTTGATTCCTTGAAAGGATATCAAGACATGATGCTTGGTTTTGTCGCGCACAAAGATAAAGCTGCACTTATTGAATGGGCAAAATTGCAAGTTTACATTGCGCTTGGTAATTTATTGACTGTTTGTAGCTATAAACGAATCGATACCTGTCCCATGGAAGGTTTTGACGCAACTGCTTTTGACAAAATATTGGGGCTTGAAAAAATGCATTTGACTACCGCAGTTCTTTGTCCTATTGGCTATCGTTCTGCAGATGATACATACGCTGCTGCAGCGAAAGTACGATTTGGAATGGATGAGGTTGTAGTAAGGAAATAA